The following coding sequences are from one Gemmatimonadales bacterium window:
- a CDS encoding enoyl-CoA hydratase/isomerase family protein: MTTQLADGIGSVTFGHPKGNSLPGALLAELAARITALGQEPQASVIVLRSEGTGAFCAGASFAELSAITDAEGGTAFFMGFANLINAMRECPKLILARVHGKVVGGGVGMVAASDYALATTAAQVKLSELAVGIGPFVVGPVIERRIGVGNYAALGIDAAAWRNAEWAHQRGLYAELQPDGAALDARLATLARQLAASNPEATAAMKRVFWQGTEHWPELLAERARLSGTLVVSDFAQQAIERLSS; encoded by the coding sequence GTGACTACGCAGTTAGCGGACGGCATCGGCAGCGTGACCTTCGGGCATCCCAAGGGGAACTCGCTGCCGGGTGCTCTCCTCGCCGAGTTGGCGGCCCGGATCACGGCCCTGGGCCAGGAGCCACAGGCGAGCGTGATCGTGCTTCGGAGCGAGGGCACGGGCGCGTTCTGCGCGGGCGCGTCCTTTGCCGAGCTGTCCGCGATCACCGACGCCGAGGGCGGCACCGCTTTCTTCATGGGGTTCGCGAACCTGATCAACGCGATGCGGGAGTGCCCCAAGCTCATCCTGGCTCGGGTGCACGGTAAGGTGGTCGGTGGCGGGGTGGGGATGGTGGCGGCTTCCGATTATGCGCTCGCGACCACGGCGGCCCAGGTGAAGCTCAGCGAGCTCGCGGTCGGGATCGGCCCGTTCGTGGTCGGGCCCGTCATCGAGCGCCGGATCGGGGTGGGAAACTATGCCGCGCTGGGCATCGATGCAGCCGCGTGGCGGAACGCGGAGTGGGCTCACCAGCGCGGGCTCTACGCCGAGCTCCAGCCGGACGGCGCTGCGCTGGACGCGCGCCTCGCGACCCTCGCACGCCAGCTCGCGGCGAGCAATCCGGAGGCGACGGCGGCGATGAAGCGAGTCTTCTGGCAGGGAACCGAGCACTGGCCGGAGCTGCTGGCGGAGCGGGCGAGGCTGAGCGGGACGCTGGTGGTCTCTGACTTCGCCCAGCAGGCGATCGAGCGCCTCTCGAGCTGA